In Lotus japonicus ecotype B-129 chromosome 5, LjGifu_v1.2, one genomic interval encodes:
- the LOC130721561 gene encoding uncharacterized protein LOC130721561 isoform X1, with translation MTLPYFSQTRVRHRCYPDPLLEVNRELTERQRSKIRQTPFKWLMQIPEHLQINGSLLKELTIRWEEQSLAFVIQNKLVPFTPVDVCLALGLHILGENVSLQSDTEVKGHCYTKKLFEGKKITSLTIYDQLQKYKADEHVDDFCRLYVLLSFALFYLPNTKHTVPDALVRILDSEVHSLHKYSWGVLVYDVLVDSLNSMAIGLKEATISHQINIIGCAAVLQIWALEHLVLSPKISAATLNTFPRVLGWNPLVTRQMNLSKLFKTCCVYEEVVVANEDLHDDILREALEKAPSGFCHWCPTFVKSKKEQTRT, from the exons ATGACTTTGCCTTATTTTTCCCAGACACGTGTTCGGCACCGATGTTATCCAGATCCTCTTTTGGAAGTGAACAGAGAACTCACAGAACGTCAAAGGTCGAAAATACGGCAGACCCCATTTAAATGGCTAATGCAAATTCCTGAACATCTACAAATCAACGGGAGTTTGCTAAAAGAATTAACCATTCGGTGGGAGGAGCAGAGTTTGGCTTTTGTAATACAAAATAAGCTAGTGCCATTTACTCCCGTAGATGTCTGCTTAGCACTTGGCCTACACATATTAGGGGAAAATGTGAGTTTACAATCTGATACAGAGGTTAAGGGTCACTGTTATACTAAAAAGTTGtttgaaggaaagaaaatcacTTCATTAACCATCTATGACCAACTTCAAAAGTACAAGGCTGATGAACATGTTGATGACTTCTGTCGGCTATATGTGCTTCTTAGTTTTGCTTTATTCTATTTGCCTAACACAAAACATACTGTCCCTGATGCCCTAGTGAGGATTTTAGATTCTGAAGTACATTCCCTTCATAAATATAGTTGGGGTGTTCTTGTGTACGATGTTTTGGTTGATAGCTTGAACTCTATGGCCATAGGGTTGAAGGAGGCAACAATTTCTCATCAGATAAATATCATAGGTTGTGCAGCAGTATTACAG ATCTGGGCACTGGAACACTTGGTATTGTCACCAAAGATATCCGCTGCCACTCTAAATACATTTCCTCGAGTTCTGGGCTGGAATCCCCTTGTGACGCGGCAGATGAATTTGTCCAAACTGTTTAAAACTTGTTGT GTATATGAAGAAGTGGTTGTAGCAAATGAAGACCTTCATGATGATATTTTAAGGGAAGCCCTGGAGAAGGCACCTAGTGGGTTTTGCCATTGGTGTCCAACCTTTGTTAAGTCGAAAAAAGAGCAAACGAGAACATGA
- the LOC130721561 gene encoding uncharacterized protein LOC130721561 isoform X2, translated as MTRVRHRCYPDPLLEVNRELTERQRSKIRQTPFKWLMQIPEHLQINGSLLKELTIRWEEQSLAFVIQNKLVPFTPVDVCLALGLHILGENVSLQSDTEVKGHCYTKKLFEGKKITSLTIYDQLQKYKADEHVDDFCRLYVLLSFALFYLPNTKHTVPDALVRILDSEVHSLHKYSWGVLVYDVLVDSLNSMAIGLKEATISHQINIIGCAAVLQIWALEHLVLSPKISAATLNTFPRVLGWNPLVTRQMNLSKLFKTCCVYEEVVVANEDLHDDILREALEKAPSGFCHWCPTFVKSKKEQTRT; from the exons ATG ACACGTGTTCGGCACCGATGTTATCCAGATCCTCTTTTGGAAGTGAACAGAGAACTCACAGAACGTCAAAGGTCGAAAATACGGCAGACCCCATTTAAATGGCTAATGCAAATTCCTGAACATCTACAAATCAACGGGAGTTTGCTAAAAGAATTAACCATTCGGTGGGAGGAGCAGAGTTTGGCTTTTGTAATACAAAATAAGCTAGTGCCATTTACTCCCGTAGATGTCTGCTTAGCACTTGGCCTACACATATTAGGGGAAAATGTGAGTTTACAATCTGATACAGAGGTTAAGGGTCACTGTTATACTAAAAAGTTGtttgaaggaaagaaaatcacTTCATTAACCATCTATGACCAACTTCAAAAGTACAAGGCTGATGAACATGTTGATGACTTCTGTCGGCTATATGTGCTTCTTAGTTTTGCTTTATTCTATTTGCCTAACACAAAACATACTGTCCCTGATGCCCTAGTGAGGATTTTAGATTCTGAAGTACATTCCCTTCATAAATATAGTTGGGGTGTTCTTGTGTACGATGTTTTGGTTGATAGCTTGAACTCTATGGCCATAGGGTTGAAGGAGGCAACAATTTCTCATCAGATAAATATCATAGGTTGTGCAGCAGTATTACAG ATCTGGGCACTGGAACACTTGGTATTGTCACCAAAGATATCCGCTGCCACTCTAAATACATTTCCTCGAGTTCTGGGCTGGAATCCCCTTGTGACGCGGCAGATGAATTTGTCCAAACTGTTTAAAACTTGTTGT GTATATGAAGAAGTGGTTGTAGCAAATGAAGACCTTCATGATGATATTTTAAGGGAAGCCCTGGAGAAGGCACCTAGTGGGTTTTGCCATTGGTGTCCAACCTTTGTTAAGTCGAAAAAAGAGCAAACGAGAACATGA